The Bacteroides fragilis NCTC 9343 genome includes the window ATTTGCCCTTTATACGAAACCCAAACATTGAAATAGATAATAAAACTCCCGATTCCACTTATTTAGGTTCTTCTTTTTCTTGAGCCTCTTGTCGGATTCGAACCAACGACCCCGAGATTACAAATCACGTGCTCTGGCCAACTGAGCTAAAGAGGCGTTTTTACTTAAAAAATGCAACCGTCACGTCCTAACGCGAGCGAAACGGCTGCAAATTTAGTTATTTATTTCTTTCCCGCAAAATATTTGCGATATTTTTATTTATTTCGTTGCTTTTCCTTGTATTTAACCAACTGTTTTTCCAATGCTTCCACACACAAGTCGACTGCTTCCTCAAAAGTATCGCATATTTTACTTGCATGAAAATCATTATTCGGAACCAGCACCGTAATGCCGGCTTCTTTATTCTCCGCAGTTTCTGGTTTAACTACCTTTAATGACACCTCCACTTTCTTTATATCTTCGTAATATTTTTCCAACTTAGACACTTTCTTCTGAATGAAAGCCTGCAATTGTTCCGTTGCATCAAAGTGAATCGATTGAATTCTAATTTCCATACTTACCTCCTTTTTTAGGCTCGTGGATGAGCTTGTTTATACACTTTTTTAAGTTCTTCAAAAGTGGTATGCGTATAAATCTCCGTAGTCGCCAGACTACTGTGACCCAAAAGCTCTTTCACCGCACCCAACTCCGCATCATTATTCAGCATCGTTGTGGCAAAAGTATGTCTCAACACGTGAGGACTACGCTTTTTAAGCGTTACCACCTTCGAAAGGTTCCGTTTCACTAAATTATAGACCAGATTCTTATAAAGCCGCTCACCATTCTCTCTTACAAAAAAGGCATCCGACCTTCCGGAAATCATTTCGTTTCTTATATCAACATACTCAAGCATCGTCTCTTTCAACTCATCGCCAAAAGGTATCAAACGCTGCTTATTCCTCTTCCCCGTTACTTTCAGAAGAGAAGCAGAGAAATCCACATCCTTATCATCCAGACCGATCAACTCAGAGAGACGCATGCCCGTAGCATAAAACATCTCAATAATCAGACGATCCCGACAACCTTTAAACCCTTCACCAAAATCTGTATCATCCAGCAATTTATTCATTTCACTCTCTTTCAAGAAAGAGGGAAGTGGCTTTTTATTTTTCGGTCCTGTTATTTTACGCAATGGATCGACGCTCACCTCTCCCTGTCTGAGAAGATATTTATAAAATGACCGGAGAGAACTTAGCTTACGGTTTACCGAAGTTGAAGTATACCCCTGATCCATCAGTGAAACAATCCACTCACGAACCAGTTCTGGCTTCACCTCCGCCGGATCAAACTTCTCCATCCTTTCCTGAGCAAACTCCCGCAACTGCGAAATATCCTCGCCGTAAGCCAGTACGGTTTTCTCAGAATAATTCCGCTCGTACCGGAGATAATCAAGAAAAGAATCTGTTAACATAATATCGCTACATCTATAATTCTGCAACGAATGTATGAAAAGAATTCAATAATTCAAAGGAAATTACGAATTATTAATCTTCTACTTGCTGAAGTTTTTGCACGTAAACTGCACGTTCTTTCTTAAGTCTTTTAGTTACAGACGGTTTATCAAACTGTTGTCTGCTTCTCAACTCTTTAACGATGCCAGTTTTTTCAAATTTTCTCTTAAACTTCTTCAGCGCTTTTTCAATGTTTTCGCCTTCTTTTACAGGTACTACAATCATTTTGTTATTATTAAATATGTTATGGTTTAAAATTTCCGCAGTCAAATTGCGCCGCAAAATTACACATACTTTCTTTATTCACAAAACTTTCGGCAATTATTTCTCAAAATCAATGCAAAAGGTACAGAAAGTAGTTATCTTTGGAGAGTATAACGATATAATATATATAATGTATGAAACAGTCAATCAGTGAACGGATACATGCATTACGCATGTGGTTTAAACCCAACATTCAAGCATTCATCATTCCCAGCACAGATCCTCACCTCAGCGAATACGTAGCACCACACTGGAAATCAAGAGAGTGGATATCAGGATTTACCGGCTCGGCAGGTACGGTAGTGATTACTGAAAAAAAAGCCGGACTTTGGACTGACTCAAGATATTTTCTACAGGCAGCAGAGCAATTGCAGGGAAGCGGTATCGATCTATACAAAGAGATGTTACCGGAAACTCCAAGTATCACAAAATTCCTTTCCGACGAGCTACAGCCGGGCGAATCCGTAGGTATCGATGGAAAAATGTTCTCTGTTGAACAAGTAGAAAGTATGCAAGCGGAACTTTCAGCAAAGAACATTCAGATTGTGTTCTGTCCCGACCCCATGGACGAGCTTTGGGAAAACCGACCGCCCATGCCGGAGTCTCCCGCTTTTGTATACGATATCAAATACGCCGGCAAAAGTTGCTCTGAAAAGATTGCAGCCATTCGTACAGAGTTGAAAAAGAAAAGCGCAGAAAGCGTGATGCTGTCAGCTTTAGACGAAATAGCCTGGACTTTGAATCTGCGTGGCAATGATGTACATTGCAATCCGGTAGTAGTGAGCTATCTGCTTATAACAGAAAAAAAAGCAGTATTATTCATTGCACCGGAGAAAGTGACAGAAGGGGTACGGAACTATTTAGAAGAGCAACAGATAGAGATACAAAACTATTCAGATACAGAGATTTACTTATCTGATCTCAATAGTTCAAGTATCTTAATGAATCCTGCAAAAACCAACTATTCTGTTTTCTCTTCGGTAAATCCCCGATGCCGGATTATACGGGGAGAAGCGCCGGTAGCTCTATTGAAAGCCATACGTAACGACCAAGAAATCAAAGGCATTCATGCAGCCATGCAACGTGATGGCGTAGCATTAGTCAAGTTTCTGAGATGGCTGGAGTCGGCTGTTCCCTCCGGAACAGAAACAGAATTAAGCATTGACCGTAAATTGCACGCATTTCGTGCGACACAAGATTTATATGCAGGCGAAAGCTTCGATACCATCGCAGGCTACAAAGAACATGGAGCTATTGTACACTATTCGGCAACCGAGGAAAGCAACGCAACATTGCACCCGAAAGGTTTTCTTCTCCTCGACTCAGGAGCTCAATACCTGGATGGTACTACGGACATTACACGTACCATTGCGTTAGGTGAACTGACTACAGAAGAAAAAACAGATTATACATTGGTTCTGAAAGGACATATCGCACTGGCGATGGCCGTATTCCCTTCAGGTACCAGAGGGGCACAGCTGGATGTCCTCGCACGCATGCCGTTATGGAGTCATAAAATGAACTTCCTACATGGTACAGGTCATGGTGTAGGTCATTTCTTAAGTGTACACGAAGGACCGCAAAGCATTCGCATGAACGAAAACCCCATTGTATTGCAACCCGGAATGGTCACCTCAAATGAACCGGGAGTGTACAAAGGCGGTAGTCATGGAATCCGTACGGAAAACCTGACACTGGTATGCAGCGCCGGTGAAGGCCTGTTCGGTGAATACCTGAAGTTCGAAACAATTACGCTCTGCCCTATCTGCAAGAAGGGAATCATCAAAGAGTTATTAACTGCCGATGAGGTCGACTGGTTGAATAATTACCACCAGCAGGTATACGAAAAGCTGTCTCCCAAGCTGAACGAAGAAGAAAAGGCATGGCTGAAAGAAGCTACAGCAGCAATCTGACAAATCGGAAAAATAGCTCAGTCCTTACTGGCTGCAAAATAGTTATTTATGCAAGTCAGCGGCTGAATTTGAAATAAGTATAAAACAACAATCTATGGCTTTAATAAAATCAGTAAGAGGTTTTACTCCCGAATTTGGAGAAAACTGTTTTCTGGCCGATAACGCCACCATCATCGGCGATGTAAAAATGGGACAGAATTGTAGCATTTGGTTCAGCACCGTGTTGAGAGGAGATGTAAACTCGATCCGCATGGGTGATGGAGTGAACATACAGGACGGAAGTGTCTTACACACTCTTTACGAAAAATCAACCATCGAAATAGGTAACTATGTATCGGTAGGGCACAATGTGACAATCCATGGTGCAACAGTAAAGGACTATGCTTTGATCGGCATGGGATCGACCTTGCTCGATCATGCAGTCATTGGCGAAGGCGCAATCGTTGCCGCAGGCTCACTTGTACTGAGCAATACCATCATCGAACCGGGAAGTATTTGGGGAGGTGTACCGGCCAAGTTCATAAAGAAGGTAGATCCGGAACAAGCTAAAGAACTGAACCAGAAAATAGCTCACAACTACCTGATGTATTCTGACTGGTATAAATAATTCCACCTCTACATAATATACAAAATAGAGGGTGTTCAAAACTCGTATTCACCACAGGCTGCACGGATTTACACAGATAAATATTATCGGTTATCAGCAGATTAAAAATCGTTTTGTGTAAATCTGTGTAATCTGTAGTGAGTTATGAAACACCCTCTATTTTATTTATCTCCTTTCGAACAGGAAACTTAAAAGTTTATCATATGCAGTACTTTCTCCGTTGCTCCGGAATTACCAATGACATAATTACCGGCATTCGTGCCGGTCTTCTTCAGGAATGCTTCATCGGTTAAAAGTCTGTCGAGCAATATTTTCAGTTCATTGTAATCCTTAATGGAATAGGCTCCCCCGGCTTCGATCAGTTGCATAGCTTCCATAAATTTCTGGTATTTGGGTCCGAAAATTACCGGAATGCCATATACAGCCGCTTCAAGCGTATTGTGAATCCCGACTCCAAAACCACCACCGATATAAGCAATTTCCCCATAACGATAGATCGAAGAGAGCAAACCGAAACAATCGATTATCAAGCAGTCCGCCTTCCGGACATTCTTTTCATCTGCACGGGTATAGCGTACAGAAGGACGTTTCAATTTACCTATAATCTCTACCAGATGATTTTCATCGATTACGTGAGGAGCTATAATCAACTTCATCTCAGGGTGACTATTAAAATATTCGATGAAAAGATCTTCGTCCGGCCCCCATGAACTTCCTGCCACAAAAGTAAATGCACCGTTTTTAAACTGCTCCACCAACGGCAACTCTTTTGCCTGCTCCCGAATCTGCAGGACGCGGTCGAAGCGGGTATCTCCCACTACCGTTACCCTTGTGATACCGATCTTGGCAAGAAAACGCTTTGAAGCCTCATTCTGCACAAACAGATGATCAAAATCTTTCAGTACATTTCGATAAGTCCCTCCGTACCATTTGAAAAAAATCTGATCTTTGCGGAAAATAGACGAAACACTGTAAACGGGAATACGACGTTTGTGCAATTCGTCCAGATAGTTCTTCCAGAATTCATATTTAATGAAGAAAGCCATACAAGGATTCACGATATCCAGAAACTTCTTCACATTACGAGGTTTATCAAACGGCAAATAGCAAACAATATCTGCTCCTCTATAGTTCTTCCGGACTTCATATCCCGAAGGAGAAAAGAACGTTTGCAGTATTTTATAATCGGGATATCGCTCCCGTATACTCTCAATTAAAGGACGTCCCTGCTCAAACTCCCCCAGAGAAGCGGCGTGAAACCAAATGTAACGCTCGTCTTTCTCTACCTGTTGGCGAAGAAGATCGTACACCACCCAGTGCCCCTTCATCATCTTCCGGGGTTTGCGACTGAATGGTGCAGCCAAATGCACCAGAAGGTCGTAAATTCCTATTGCCAGATCGTAAAACATACCTCCGGATCCTTATTTCAAAACCTCTACGGCACGTTTCATGCGAGCCAATGTTTCTTCTTTTCCCAACACCCAGGAAATATCGAACATATGAGGACCTTTGCCCTCACCTACCAGTGTCAGGCGGAAAGCATTCATAATATTACCTGTATGATACCCCTTCTCGGCAATCCAGTCCATTACTATTTTTTCTTGACCTTCAATGCTGAAATCTTCAATTCCGGCCAATACCTCCGCCAGTTCGGTCATACATTTAGCCGAATCCTCTTTCCAGCGTTTCTTAACCGTCTTTTCGTCATATTCCGTCGGAGCCACAAAGAAGAAACTGCATACCTCCCATAGTTCTTTAACAAAGCTGACACGGTCTTTCATCATACCAACCACCGTCACCACTTTTTCGAAAGGAGCTTCTACTCCATGCTCTTTCAGCACCGGTACAAACAGCTCGGCTATCTCTTTGTCAGATTTCTGCTGAATGTAAGTATGATTGAACCAGATACCTTTTTTATAATCAAATTTTGCACCCGACTTGCTGCAACGATGCAGGTCGAACAGACGGATCAGCTCGTCCATAGACATCACTTCCTGGTCGTTACCCGGATTCCATCCCAGCAGAGCAAGGAAATTGATAACAGCCTCGGGCAGATAACCTGATTCACGATAACCGGAAGAAATCTCACCGCTCTTCGGGTCATGCCACTCAAGAGGGAATACAGGGAATCCCAAACGATCACCGTCACGTTTACTCAGTTTTCCATTGCCTTCCGGTTTCAGCAGCAAAGGCAAGTGGGCAAAAGCCGGCATAGTATCTTCCCAGCCGAATGCACGATACAGCAGCACGTGCAGCGGAGCGGAAGGCAGCCACTCTTCACCACGAATCACGTGTGACACCTCCATTAAATGGTCATCTACGATATTGGCCAGGTGATAAGTAGGCAGTTCGTCGGCCGATTTATATAAAACTTTATCATCAAGGATAGACGAATTGATAACCACTTCGCCACGAATCAAGTCGTTCACATGGATATCCTCGTTCGGTTCTATTTTGAAACGTACCACATATTGTTTTCCGTCAGCGATCAGCGCTTCCACTTCTTCTTTCGGGAGCGTCAACGAATTGCGCATTCCCACACGGGTAGATGCATCATACTGGAAATTAGCTATTTCAGCACGCTTGGCATCCAGTTCTTCCGGAGTATCGAAAGCGATGTAGGCCTTTCCGTTATCAAGTAACACTTGTACATACTTCTTGTATATTTCACGACGTTCCGACTGGCGGTACGGTCCGTATTCTCCTCCGAAGCTTACACCTTCATCAAACTGTATTCCTAACCATTTGAAAGACTCCAGAATATATTCTTCCGCACCCGGAACGAAACGGTTGGAATCCGTATCCTCGATACGGAAAATCAAATCTCCCCCATGCTGGCGGGCAAACAGATAATTATACAAAGCGGTACGCACACCACCTATATGCAATGCTCCTGTTGGGCTCGGAGCAAAACGAACTCTTACTTTTCTTTCTGCCATAATTTGCGTTAGTATAGGTAAATCGTGGCAAAATTAAACCTTTTTTTCCACACTATTGTTTTTTTTTGTACTTTTCGCAAAAAATTCAAGGGTTATGGAACACTGGAAGAAGAAAAATAGTTTCTCATACAAAGATTTGTTATATAAAGCGCTGATTTTCGTCGGTACTGTGGCGTTCATTGTTTACTTCCTGCCCCGTGACGGGAAGTTTAACTATCAGTTTGACATTAACAAACCATGGAAGTATGGCCAGTTAATGGCAACTTTCGATTTTCCGATCTACAAAGACGAAGCGGTAGTAAAACGGGAACAAGACAGTCTTCTGGCTTCTTTCCAGCCTTATTTTGAACTGGACAAAGAAGTGGAGAAGAGTGCCCTTGCCAAACTGAAAGAGAATTATCATGCCCATCTGAAAGGCATATTGCCTTCGACGGACTACATCCGATACATCGAGAGAGGCCTGAAAGCCATCTATCAATCGGGAGTCGTATCGACAGAAGAGATGCGGACCCTCCTCCACGACAGCATCTCTTCTGTCATGGTGATTGAAGATAAGTTGGCCAACCAACGGACGACCGACGGCATCTATACCGTAAAGAGAGCCTACGAGAATCTTATATCGGGTGATACCGCCCATTATAACAGAGACATCCTGCGGCAATGTGCACTCAACGACTACATTACCCCCAATCTCATTTACGATTCTGTGCGTACGGAGACAGCCCGGAAAGAATTGCTCGACAACTACTCCTGGGCAAACGGAGTAGTACAAAGCGGCCAGAAAATCATTGACCGTGGAGAGATAGTCAACAAACAAACCTATAACATCCTGGAATCTTTGCGCAAGGAATCTATCAAGCGAAGCGAATCCATCGGACAGAAGCGACTGATCTTGGGCGGACAAATCTTGTTTGTCGGCATATTGATACTCTGCTTTATGCTTTACCTGGAACTGTTCCGCAAAGATTATTATGAACGCAAAGGCAGCTTATCGTTGCTCTTCGCCCTGATCGTGTTCTATTGTGTCATCACGGCGCTTATGGTGACAAACAATATATTCAATGTGTACATCCTACCCTATGCCATGCTCCCGATTATTATCCGGGTCTTCCTCGATTCGCGTACGGCATTCCTGACACATGTCATCACCATACTGATCTGCTCCATCACCCTGAGGTATCCCCACGAATTTATCCTGACACAAATAGCCGCCGGCCTGGTAGCTATCTTCAGCTTGAGAGAACTGTCACAACGTTCGCAGTTGTTCCGCACGGCCCTTCTGGTCATACTGACGTATGCAGCTATCTATTTCGCTTTTGAGCTGATCAGTGAAAACGATCTTTCGAAGCTGAACGTAAGTATGTATATCTACTTCATTATTAACGGTGTACTATTGCTTTTCGCTTATCCTCTGCTATTCCTGCTTGAGAAGACTTTTGGCTTCACGTCGAATGTTACGCTTGTAGAATTATCGAACATCAATAATGATCTGTTGAGAAGAATGTCCGAAACTGTTCCGGGTACCTTCCAACACTCCATGCAAGTGGCCAATCTGGCTGCTGAAGCTGCGATACGTATCGGAGCCAAAAGCCAGTTGGTACGTACCGGAGCATTGTATCATGACATCGGCAAAATGGAAAATCCGGCTTTCTTTACCGAAAACCAGTCCGGAGTGAACCCCCATAAGAATTTAAGTTATGAACAGAGTGCCCAAGTGGTTATCAGCCATGTGACGGACGGATTAAAACTGGCCGACAAGCATAATCTGCCTAAAGTGATCAAGGACTTTATCAGTACTCACCACGGGCGCGGAAAGACCAAGTTCTTCTACATATCCTGGAAAAACGAACATCCGGGCGAAGAACCGAACGAAGAAGTTTTCACGTATCCGGGTCCCAATCCGTTCTCGAAAGAGACAGCCATACTGATGATGGCAGACTCCGTAGAAGCCGCCTCACGCAGCTTGCCGGAGTATACCGAAGAGAGCATCAGTAATCTGGTAGATAAGATTATCGATTCGCAAGTACAAGAGGGGTATTTCAAAGAATGCCCGATCACATTCAAAGACATCGCGACGATAAAAGCTGTATTCAAAGAAAAACTGAAAACGATTTATCACACACGCATCAGCTATCCTGAGTTAAAGAAGTAAGGAGTCCGGCACAAGCATCCTCAAGTATGTCGAGCACGTATTCAAAGCCCTCCGCACCTCCATAATAAGGGTCGGGCACGTGATCGGCGGGGATGCGGGTGCAGTATTCCGTCATCCGGTGGATC containing:
- a CDS encoding HD family phosphohydrolase, which codes for MEHWKKKNSFSYKDLLYKALIFVGTVAFIVYFLPRDGKFNYQFDINKPWKYGQLMATFDFPIYKDEAVVKREQDSLLASFQPYFELDKEVEKSALAKLKENYHAHLKGILPSTDYIRYIERGLKAIYQSGVVSTEEMRTLLHDSISSVMVIEDKLANQRTTDGIYTVKRAYENLISGDTAHYNRDILRQCALNDYITPNLIYDSVRTETARKELLDNYSWANGVVQSGQKIIDRGEIVNKQTYNILESLRKESIKRSESIGQKRLILGGQILFVGILILCFMLYLELFRKDYYERKGSLSLLFALIVFYCVITALMVTNNIFNVYILPYAMLPIIIRVFLDSRTAFLTHVITILICSITLRYPHEFILTQIAAGLVAIFSLRELSQRSQLFRTALLVILTYAAIYFAFELISENDLSKLNVSMYIYFIINGVLLLFAYPLLFLLEKTFGFTSNVTLVELSNINNDLLRRMSETVPGTFQHSMQVANLAAEAAIRIGAKSQLVRTGALYHDIGKMENPAFFTENQSGVNPHKNLSYEQSAQVVISHVTDGLKLADKHNLPKVIKDFISTHHGRGKTKFFYISWKNEHPGEEPNEEVFTYPGPNPFSKETAILMMADSVEAASRSLPEYTEESISNLVDKIIDSQVQEGYFKECPITFKDIATIKAVFKEKLKTIYHTRISYPELKK
- a CDS encoding 3-deoxy-D-manno-octulosonic acid transferase, whose amino-acid sequence is MFYDLAIGIYDLLVHLAAPFSRKPRKMMKGHWVVYDLLRQQVEKDERYIWFHAASLGEFEQGRPLIESIRERYPDYKILQTFFSPSGYEVRKNYRGADIVCYLPFDKPRNVKKFLDIVNPCMAFFIKYEFWKNYLDELHKRRIPVYSVSSIFRKDQIFFKWYGGTYRNVLKDFDHLFVQNEASKRFLAKIGITRVTVVGDTRFDRVLQIREQAKELPLVEQFKNGAFTFVAGSSWGPDEDLFIEYFNSHPEMKLIIAPHVIDENHLVEIIGKLKRPSVRYTRADEKNVRKADCLIIDCFGLLSSIYRYGEIAYIGGGFGVGIHNTLEAAVYGIPVIFGPKYQKFMEAMQLIEAGGAYSIKDYNELKILLDRLLTDEAFLKKTGTNAGNYVIGNSGATEKVLHMINF
- the hpf gene encoding ribosome hibernation-promoting factor, HPF/YfiA family, with translation MEIRIQSIHFDATEQLQAFIQKKVSKLEKYYEDIKKVEVSLKVVKPETAENKEAGITVLVPNNDFHASKICDTFEEAVDLCVEALEKQLVKYKEKQRNK
- the xerC gene encoding tyrosine recombinase XerC, yielding MLTDSFLDYLRYERNYSEKTVLAYGEDISQLREFAQERMEKFDPAEVKPELVREWIVSLMDQGYTSTSVNRKLSSLRSFYKYLLRQGEVSVDPLRKITGPKNKKPLPSFLKESEMNKLLDDTDFGEGFKGCRDRLIIEMFYATGMRLSELIGLDDKDVDFSASLLKVTGKRNKQRLIPFGDELKETMLEYVDIRNEMISGRSDAFFVRENGERLYKNLVYNLVKRNLSKVVTLKKRSPHVLRHTFATTMLNNDAELGAVKELLGHSSLATTEIYTHTTFEELKKVYKQAHPRA
- the rpsU gene encoding 30S ribosomal protein S21, with the protein product MIVVPVKEGENIEKALKKFKRKFEKTGIVKELRSRQQFDKPSVTKRLKKERAVYVQKLQQVED
- the gltX gene encoding glutamate--tRNA ligase, encoding MAERKVRVRFAPSPTGALHIGGVRTALYNYLFARQHGGDLIFRIEDTDSNRFVPGAEEYILESFKWLGIQFDEGVSFGGEYGPYRQSERREIYKKYVQVLLDNGKAYIAFDTPEELDAKRAEIANFQYDASTRVGMRNSLTLPKEEVEALIADGKQYVVRFKIEPNEDIHVNDLIRGEVVINSSILDDKVLYKSADELPTYHLANIVDDHLMEVSHVIRGEEWLPSAPLHVLLYRAFGWEDTMPAFAHLPLLLKPEGNGKLSKRDGDRLGFPVFPLEWHDPKSGEISSGYRESGYLPEAVINFLALLGWNPGNDQEVMSMDELIRLFDLHRCSKSGAKFDYKKGIWFNHTYIQQKSDKEIAELFVPVLKEHGVEAPFEKVVTVVGMMKDRVSFVKELWEVCSFFFVAPTEYDEKTVKKRWKEDSAKCMTELAEVLAGIEDFSIEGQEKIVMDWIAEKGYHTGNIMNAFRLTLVGEGKGPHMFDISWVLGKEETLARMKRAVEVLK
- a CDS encoding aminopeptidase P family protein codes for the protein MKQSISERIHALRMWFKPNIQAFIIPSTDPHLSEYVAPHWKSREWISGFTGSAGTVVITEKKAGLWTDSRYFLQAAEQLQGSGIDLYKEMLPETPSITKFLSDELQPGESVGIDGKMFSVEQVESMQAELSAKNIQIVFCPDPMDELWENRPPMPESPAFVYDIKYAGKSCSEKIAAIRTELKKKSAESVMLSALDEIAWTLNLRGNDVHCNPVVVSYLLITEKKAVLFIAPEKVTEGVRNYLEEQQIEIQNYSDTEIYLSDLNSSSILMNPAKTNYSVFSSVNPRCRIIRGEAPVALLKAIRNDQEIKGIHAAMQRDGVALVKFLRWLESAVPSGTETELSIDRKLHAFRATQDLYAGESFDTIAGYKEHGAIVHYSATEESNATLHPKGFLLLDSGAQYLDGTTDITRTIALGELTTEEKTDYTLVLKGHIALAMAVFPSGTRGAQLDVLARMPLWSHKMNFLHGTGHGVGHFLSVHEGPQSIRMNENPIVLQPGMVTSNEPGVYKGGSHGIRTENLTLVCSAGEGLFGEYLKFETITLCPICKKGIIKELLTADEVDWLNNYHQQVYEKLSPKLNEEEKAWLKEATAAI
- a CDS encoding gamma carbonic anhydrase family protein; translation: MALIKSVRGFTPEFGENCFLADNATIIGDVKMGQNCSIWFSTVLRGDVNSIRMGDGVNIQDGSVLHTLYEKSTIEIGNYVSVGHNVTIHGATVKDYALIGMGSTLLDHAVIGEGAIVAAGSLVLSNTIIEPGSIWGGVPAKFIKKVDPEQAKELNQKIAHNYLMYSDWYK